Proteins found in one candidate division KSB1 bacterium genomic segment:
- a CDS encoding DUF354 domain-containing protein, with protein MAEQSGRRSRFGLGSTGRRVLFDVGHPCEVHHYRWAAKIMEARGRQCLFVAREKDVLIDLLEAYRLPYVLLSRNRGGVLRKLLQVPLDLLRFHRILRRFRPQRVVSAVSLHAAWVSAWNRVMHIAFIDTEPRRLLDLFTLGFVDFKVTAFSYQRRLGRHHIRYHGNHELAYLHPQRFHPDHSVLQELGLQPGERYVLMRFVAWRALHDLGLPRMSDEERIRLVRVLAEKRRVFISAEDELPKELEPFRFPLPAHRLHDALAFADLYVGEGITTASEATVLGTPAVLVNPMRVGYCGEAARKGMLFYFDRPVDALWTLLDRLTALPSIRDRFSQAHRRLLQGTIDVSAFMAEVIENPITNACHGTAAAG; from the coding sequence ATGGCTGAACAGAGCGGCCGCCGAAGCAGATTCGGACTCGGCAGTACAGGCCGGCGGGTGCTCTTTGACGTAGGTCATCCCTGCGAAGTTCATCATTATCGTTGGGCGGCAAAGATAATGGAAGCGCGCGGCCGGCAATGTCTTTTCGTCGCGCGCGAAAAAGATGTTTTGATCGATCTCCTCGAAGCCTATCGGCTGCCCTATGTGCTTCTGTCGCGCAACCGCGGCGGCGTGCTGCGCAAGCTGCTGCAGGTGCCGCTCGACCTGCTTCGGTTTCATCGCATATTGCGTCGCTTTCGGCCGCAGCGCGTGGTCAGCGCCGTTTCTTTGCACGCCGCTTGGGTGAGCGCATGGAACCGTGTCATGCACATCGCATTTATCGACACCGAGCCGCGGCGTCTGCTCGATCTGTTTACCTTGGGGTTTGTCGATTTTAAAGTGACGGCTTTTTCTTACCAAAGGCGGTTGGGCCGTCATCATATCCGCTATCACGGCAATCATGAGTTGGCCTATCTTCACCCGCAAAGGTTCCACCCCGATCATTCAGTGCTGCAGGAACTTGGTCTGCAACCAGGTGAGCGGTATGTACTCATGCGTTTCGTCGCCTGGCGGGCGCTGCACGACTTGGGATTGCCGAGGATGAGCGATGAGGAACGCATCCGCCTGGTCAGAGTCTTGGCCGAAAAGCGGCGGGTATTTATCAGCGCCGAAGATGAGCTGCCCAAAGAGCTCGAGCCCTTTCGCTTTCCTTTGCCTGCGCATCGGCTGCATGACGCTTTGGCGTTTGCCGACTTGTACGTCGGCGAGGGTATTACCACCGCTTCAGAGGCAACGGTTTTGGGAACACCGGCGGTGCTCGTCAATCCCATGCGCGTCGGTTATTGCGGGGAAGCGGCCCGAAAAGGAATGTTGTTCTATTTTGATCGGCCCGTGGATGCTTTGTGGACATTGTTAGACCGACTCACGGCATTGCCTTCCATACGGGATCGGTTTTCTCAGGCTCATCGTCGGCTTTTACAGGGAACGATCGATGTCTCGGCGTTCATGGCCGAGGTTATCGAAAATCCTATAACAAACGCATGCCATGGTACCGCAGCAGCCGGTTGA
- a CDS encoding nucleotidyltransferase family protein produces the protein MAARDGGEVPIGRNFSAVALPTVYRMAEKDADLCAALRSAAGIFLGLRPKDEWPHAVSAEALLGAARQAQVMPIVCDAGLQVLPQSERPPFREAMLRSAAQSLRLVLTAAETVGLLNAEGIETLLFKGPAWAQRLYGKAELRDSVDIDLFVRRKDARRAVEILSANGFRSVSAPMVQEILRRHYSLELAHPRTKVVIDLQWSIANGYCRAPFNDDELLRRSEVIELDGRAFRTFDRAMMLYLLVIHGAKNSWSELRALVDLSSALRKNEQEWQTASEWLHRLGLSAMLATGVQAANALLSTPIPSFIHAPKVSAQRTAAKVIDFWRRRGSCAGLPPAWDRFRWDLRMRRWPQKVSYIAFRMRPTKSDRSRENGGTWLMIKRLMRSAAAWRPDKRLSNG, from the coding sequence TTGGCCGCAAGAGATGGTGGAGAAGTGCCGATCGGCCGGAATTTTTCTGCTGTAGCTCTGCCGACGGTTTATCGAATGGCGGAGAAGGATGCCGATTTGTGCGCCGCCCTGCGCAGCGCAGCGGGAATTTTTTTGGGACTGCGGCCGAAGGACGAATGGCCGCATGCCGTTTCGGCTGAAGCGCTGCTTGGCGCCGCCCGTCAGGCGCAGGTCATGCCGATCGTTTGTGACGCCGGCCTGCAGGTGCTTCCGCAATCTGAACGACCGCCTTTTCGCGAAGCGATGCTGCGCAGCGCGGCGCAGAGTCTGCGTTTGGTGTTGACGGCGGCAGAGACAGTCGGGCTTTTGAACGCCGAAGGGATCGAGACCTTGCTGTTTAAAGGGCCTGCCTGGGCACAGCGCCTGTACGGGAAAGCGGAACTGCGTGATTCGGTCGATATTGATTTATTCGTACGGCGAAAGGATGCGCGACGCGCGGTGGAGATCCTATCGGCCAACGGCTTTCGTTCCGTTTCCGCGCCGATGGTTCAAGAAATTCTGCGCCGGCATTACAGTCTCGAACTCGCGCATCCGCGCACAAAGGTCGTAATCGATCTGCAGTGGTCGATTGCCAACGGTTATTGTCGGGCGCCGTTCAACGATGATGAACTTTTGCGGCGCTCTGAGGTGATCGAACTGGACGGCCGCGCCTTTCGTACTTTTGATCGCGCCATGATGCTTTATCTGCTGGTCATTCACGGCGCCAAGAACTCTTGGAGCGAGCTGCGGGCGCTGGTCGATTTGTCTTCGGCGCTGAGGAAAAATGAGCAAGAATGGCAGACGGCATCAGAATGGCTGCATAGGCTGGGGCTATCCGCGATGCTTGCGACGGGCGTTCAGGCGGCAAACGCTCTGCTGTCGACGCCGATTCCATCTTTTATTCACGCGCCAAAGGTGAGTGCGCAGCGAACTGCGGCGAAGGTGATCGACTTTTGGCGGCGGCGCGGATCCTGCGCCGGTTTGCCGCCGGCATGGGATCGTTTCCGCTGGGATTTGCGTATGCGGCGTTGGCCGCAAAAGGTCAGCTATATCGCTTTTCGCATGCGGCCGACCAAAAGCGACCGGAGCCGAGAAAATGGCGGAACTTGGCTGATGATAAAACGGCTGATGCGAAGCGCCGCAGCTTGGCGGCCGGACAAGCGGTTGTCGAATGGCTGA
- a CDS encoding sugar transferase, producing the protein MLLLDWLLLNASWAVMRSFFTSASKPAYFHLLLLINGAWLLTAFWEQKATRMREGRLLHRVLFMLKNAAYMLYIVSVVLVLLSVTGFSRKFLLGGFMLYGLLSSMIVIGDRLWGGKKAAKAVLPVSKPLLPHARPAMIDFFLFTFSFAAVHYLKYGTLSIAAKERDLFLLFSAVWLATAVFTDKFRFHKESNFYYEYGQYFKSGLIAAALMSLVVYGLRLFRYSRTLIFGTLLLLMTLEAAVLARKFLRRRAGVAEEDIETVENVREFVKKHELPEEPAESTVTLSAARVLEGQGLADYPEVYDFLRRQIDLESIDFSQTRVYHTETRRPFAQIAPASLKLFINLEWIGRIPRPNEYFLQVHSKLKNNGWFLVRKERLEDYRERLQAKYPPIFAGAVYLMHFFLHRMCPKLPILKTIYEAANRNRIRVMTRAELLGRLRFCGFKPVAFEYIGDSHWFLVQKSDLPSPEANPSHGMLIRLRRVGYRGRIFRLYKLRTMHPYAEFLQDYVHETQSLDDSGKFKDDFRVTQWGKVLRKYWIDELPQLINFIRGDIRLFGVRAISEHYFSLYPPDVQQLRLQVKPGLIPPYYADMPRNFNEIVESERRYLLAKLKQPFKTDWIYFWRALNNILLKRAHSR; encoded by the coding sequence TTGCTTTTGCTGGATTGGTTGCTGTTGAACGCCTCGTGGGCGGTGATGCGCAGCTTTTTCACCTCTGCCTCCAAGCCGGCTTATTTTCACTTGCTGCTGTTGATCAACGGCGCTTGGCTCCTGACCGCTTTTTGGGAGCAGAAAGCAACCCGCATGCGCGAAGGCAGACTGCTTCACCGAGTGCTGTTTATGCTCAAAAATGCCGCCTATATGCTGTATATCGTATCGGTGGTTTTGGTGTTGTTGAGCGTCACCGGTTTTTCGCGGAAATTTTTGTTAGGGGGATTTATGCTGTACGGACTGCTAAGCTCCATGATAGTTATCGGCGATCGGCTTTGGGGTGGGAAGAAAGCCGCTAAAGCCGTATTACCGGTGTCCAAGCCCTTGCTTCCTCATGCGCGACCGGCGATGATCGATTTTTTTCTTTTTACCTTCTCCTTTGCCGCCGTGCATTATTTAAAATACGGCACTTTATCTATTGCCGCCAAGGAGCGGGACCTCTTTTTATTATTCTCGGCCGTTTGGCTCGCTACTGCCGTTTTTACCGATAAATTTCGTTTTCATAAAGAAAGCAATTTTTATTATGAGTATGGGCAGTATTTCAAATCAGGATTGATCGCCGCCGCATTGATGTCGCTGGTTGTTTACGGGCTGCGGCTGTTTCGTTATTCCCGCACGCTCATTTTCGGCACGCTCCTGCTGCTGATGACTTTGGAAGCAGCTGTGTTGGCGCGCAAGTTTCTGCGACGTCGAGCCGGCGTAGCGGAAGAAGATATAGAAACGGTCGAAAACGTCCGTGAATTCGTCAAGAAACACGAGTTGCCCGAGGAGCCGGCAGAATCGACGGTCACTCTATCGGCCGCTCGAGTATTGGAAGGACAAGGACTGGCGGATTATCCGGAGGTGTATGACTTTTTAAGGCGGCAGATCGATCTTGAGAGCATTGATTTTTCGCAGACGCGCGTCTATCACACGGAAACCCGCAGGCCGTTTGCCCAGATTGCCCCGGCTTCGCTAAAGCTATTCATCAACTTGGAGTGGATCGGACGCATTCCGCGGCCGAACGAGTATTTTCTGCAGGTGCATTCCAAATTGAAAAACAACGGCTGGTTTTTAGTACGTAAAGAGCGGCTGGAGGACTATCGCGAGCGATTGCAGGCGAAATATCCGCCGATTTTCGCCGGTGCCGTTTATCTGATGCATTTTTTTCTGCATCGAATGTGCCCCAAGCTGCCCATTCTGAAGACTATTTATGAAGCCGCCAATCGAAATCGAATCAGAGTCATGACGCGTGCCGAATTGTTGGGACGACTGCGTTTTTGCGGATTCAAGCCGGTGGCATTCGAGTACATAGGCGACAGCCACTGGTTCTTGGTGCAAAAGAGCGACCTGCCGTCTCCTGAGGCCAATCCTTCACACGGTATGCTCATTCGTTTGCGAAGAGTCGGCTATCGCGGCCGGATTTTTCGCCTCTACAAGCTGCGCACCATGCACCCTTATGCCGAATTTCTGCAGGACTATGTCCATGAAACCCAATCTTTGGACGACTCGGGGAAATTTAAAGATGACTTTCGGGTGACGCAATGGGGCAAAGTTCTGCGCAAGTATTGGATTGACGAGTTGCCGCAGCTGATCAATTTTATACGCGGCGATATTCGTCTTTTCGGCGTGCGGGCGATCAGCGAGCATTATTTCAGTCTCTATCCGCCGGACGTCCAGCAGCTTCGCCTGCAGGTCAAGCCCGGATTGATTCCTCCTTATTATG